Part of the Arachis hypogaea cultivar Tifrunner chromosome 6, arahy.Tifrunner.gnm2.J5K5, whole genome shotgun sequence genome, AACCCAATGACTTAAGTGagttttctcatcatcatcattattatcttcTGCCATTCTTATTGCTGCTTGACTTGTGATTAACTCCAAAAGAACAACTCCAAAACTATAAATATCACTTTTTTCTGTTAATCTGCTTGATTGGTAGTAActgcaaaattttttaaaaaaaatttacaaatgttAAATTGTACAATGCATTTCCATCAAACTTTATGATTAGTATCAATCACCTTGTATTTTCTTGGAAAATACTGACAAATTCTAGAtaagtaataatttttttcttatttttgtcttACTttttaactaatactaatcaatttttttatgctaAAAGTGTTATCTCTCTGACATTATCCAAAAATAATTGGATTACTTACTTGGGGTCCAAGTAACCAGCAGTGCCGGCAACAACAGTTGAAACATGACTGCCCCCATCGATTGGGATAATCTTTGACAAACCGAAATAAGATAATTTTGCATGTAAGTTTTCAGTCAACAAAATGTTTGAAGCTTTTACATTTCTGTGGATTATAGGTGGTTTGCAACTATTGTGTAAATATTCCAATCCTGatattaaatatactaaaaatgtattaaaagaaaataaaaataaaaatcagatgTAGTTTGAGAATTAGTTTCCAACCTTGTGCTGCATCTACCGCTATACAGAGCCTGTCTTTCCAGCTCAGGAATTTGGTACCTGATGAGAGATATTGACGTAGGTTTCCATTAGCCATATACTCGTATATGAGAGTCTTATTGCTTCCTTCGTTACAATATCCAACTAGGGAGGTCAAATTTCTGTGATGAACTCTCATTAGAAGCTTAACCTGCAGGGAATAAGATGATCAAATCTAGAATCATTAGtgtttatctatttttaaatGACCATTCACATAATTAATAtagagtaaaatattatttttatccccaacatttggggtaagtctaaagttatccctaacgttttaaaattgactcaatgttgtcatgCCGTTAGAAATCCGTTAATagaattgacggcaggacaaaattgagacgattttgaaacgttggggacttaaataggacaaaaacgttggggacaaaaatgatacatagaaataaattttaattttatccttcaataatatcaattttttactatacatagtattcaattattttttaatcacatctaagtaaattatacttaatcatattactttcatttcaaataaattaattttttttataattttacccttaaagatttttagttatcatgaaatatttgtgAAATGGCTAATATATAAacttgcaaaaaagaaaaaaataatatatatatatataataaaatataaattataccttttgtctctaatgtatcaagattctttaaaattataaaaaaaataaacttatttaaaataaaagtaatgtgattaagtgtaatttatttagatgtaattaaaaaataattgaatactatgtacagtaaaaaattaatattattgaaagataaaattaaattaaaatttatttttatgtatcgtttttatccctaatgtttgtccctaacgttttaaaatcgtctcaattttgtcccgctgtcaattctgttaacggattcttaatggcaggacaacattgattCATTTTTGAAACGTTAGgcacttaaataggacgattgaaacgttagggacaactttatgACTTACCCCCAAACGTTGccgacaaaaacgatactttactcattaatataaaagataagTATTAATATAACTTGGCATAAATGTgatttcatcaaaattaaattcattcagTAATTAATTTACTTACCTCTGCTTGGAATTGCTGATAACCCTGAACTGAGGATGGAGAAAGCATCTTCACTGCAACAGGAGCGTCATCAACATATCCCATATAAATTGTTCTAAACCCACCTTTACCAAGGATTTGACAGAAGTTGTTGGTGATTTTAAGGATATCAGAGTATGAATAAATTTTATTCTTGAACTTGAGTGATATATCATAGTCTTGCTTGATCTCCTTTGGAATCTTTTCTACTGCCACCGATGTCAATTAATAAATCAACATGCAAGAATATGGATTTTGCAGTTAGTGTAGTGAGATTCATATCTATTACCTTTGGTTTTTCTCCTTTTATTAAGAGTCCAGACTACAGCTGTGGCGGTCACGGCCACTAAAACGACTGAAATCCCAATAGCTGCAGCTACTAAGAATGGctttgtcttctttttttttttttactttgcatTCTCTAGAGAACGCTATCATAGAAGCATGCATTATGTTTAATTAACTCTCCACTTAATTCTTAAGAGTTGCAGAGTTATATTTAGGTGTGATTAATCTTAGTCtattttcactacaagaaaaatacccattcaggtacacttgaaaagtgtagtcaAAAATGTAAAAAAGTGATGCCTTaggcaaaggctacgctttttaggcTTCAGAGACGCTTTTGTAGGGGATGCCTATACCagtgttgcctattctcaaaggctacacttttctgtatcaaaggctacgcttctggcctttgagaatagggtacgctttttaagtgatgctgtttaggaccaaaggctacgcttttcagcactAGTGGTTACCAGAGTTCAAaagaataggctacacttttcagGACTACTGCATCACTTTATAAACGTAACAAGTAGTATACctatagctactctatataagtgtagccttttgtccctcattttttttaaatttctatatatatataaacagtaatttctaataatattttgatttaaatctaatatttgaaaatatatatctaattatatatataatgttatatttttaattaaattagttaattattataaaataaaaataaacaaatacatataatatatatatatatatatatatatatatatatatatatatactgtgcATACAATAATCTTTATTGTAATAAAAATTATCctgaaacaaaatatatttatataatgaaTATATAATATTGAGATGATTGTAATTTGAAGTATTTATACATCTCACACTAGAATAAGTATACTCATATAAATCAAAATATGCATGAAACCGCACACTTAGAGTTTACTACTAATAAACTAGaaaaaaccaaaatattatatcattcaaatgtatcttctaataaaagacatcatcatcaaccatacatctttcaatttccaaCACTAGCTCCATCTTTGCTAATAAACCATCATGATAGGCATCTCAATCTTCACTCACATCTTCAGAATTAGCCTGCAtaattatattgaaaaataattatgttttgaaaaagtacaagaaaaaaaataattagcatattaaaaactaaaaattttcaaattattggAACATggaaactaaaaactaaaaactgtatACCCTTTTGCTTAAAACAACAATTACATTCAAGGGAATACTGTAAGTCATCATAAAGGACATAAAAAATCGAATCATAACACAACTTCATACTAAATGAGAAGTAAAATCAGAAACTCTAATGCATTGTGCAAGTGACAagcaataacatttttcttcctttttggtTTTAACATTATAAGAAGCTCAAACTTTGTCCCGGAGGCACCAAAATAGGGTATCCAATAGTATATTAACATAACAATGATCTCAGAGCAACACAAAAGCACAACAGAAGCCACAAATATTGGTCCActctaataacaataataataaaataacataatgaaaaaacaaaaccgGAGAAACCAAATCACAGCTccttaaatttaaaatcaaattaaaaagatttggcaGCCTCTAAGTTCTAACAAATACAAATTTTAAACTCAACGGCAGATATTCAGAATCCTAATTATCAATTAacaatatataaacaaatattatGGAATAAGAAAGAACTGCTCATACCATATCTATGTTTGGAATATGAGTTGATCCATGAGCGCTATTCGCATCAATTGGAGAGTGTTGGGCATTTTGTAACAAAGCCTCAATTTCTTCCGGCCTCATTCCAGGTTCAGATCACTGAACTAGTAACTTAATCATGTTTCGCAATCCATGAAGCTCAGCCTCTTGGTGTTGCTGTTTGGCATCTTGGTGCTGCTGTTTGGCCTTCATGTCTCCAAGTTCAGCTTTCAAAGATGTGACTTGCTCTTGGTGCTGTTGCTTGAGTTCAGAAATTTCTGCATGCTTTTTTAAATCACTTCGTGTAATAGATCTTCCATAGCACCTAACCCGACCTGGTAGGTCTTTTCCAAATAAAGACTCAAAAGCTTCCTCATCTGTTTCACCAGCAGCTTGCCGGTTTTGGAAGTCTTCCTGATTAGAAGAAACATTTAAAATAGAATTAGTTACTATATCCCAAATTTGATTTATaatcattaataattaaatgaaCTCTCATACAATTGCATCTTGTGTTTCCTGATCAACTTCCTTCCTTTTCCGACTTGTTCGAGTAGCAATAAACATTTCAAACCTTTTTGGTTCGTCACTTGTTTCCTTTATCGCGCACTACAAAATAAAGCCTTAAATAAGTAAGACTATAACAACATAACTAAAATTAACTAAACAAATGCCAGCACGAATATTAAATAAGCATACCAGAGCCACTCGTACTCTTCCAAAATTAATTGGCCCCATGCGATGTGGAAACTTTTGGTGTTCTTTGTGTTTCTTATTCTTTTCACTCATTGActataattgaataaaaagttAGCACATAGAAACAAAgaacaatataattaaattttgctTCAATAAACAAAATTACACCATACAGAATAGCAGTAGATATAATTGCACAAAataaaattccagaaaataaaattgcacaaaacagaacagaaaatagaattgcagcaAATCAGAATCACAGCAAAAATAGAATAGCAGTCTAATTACACCCAACTTAATTACCTGCTGCTTTCAAGtccaaaataaatttaattcagcAAAAATAGAATAGCAGTCTAAAGCTTTAGGGTAGAATATGTGTTTGTACAGCATGAGAGAGGACAGATTCCCACATTATCAAtccaattttcattatttttcttatgTCTTAACAAACAGTAATATATTTGCAATTATATTACCAACTATTTTACCTGGATTATAGGATGACTCCAATAATAGATCAATTTTATGAAATGACCTTCTGGTACTTGTGTCGGTCGATTTTTCACCATATCTTCGATAGTATCAAAGGGAACAAAGTGCTTCTGCTTAATCTTTCCCTTGAACCGCTTCCAAGCATCCCGAATTGCTTGGATCACCCACTTTTCTCCACTATCTGGGAGGATAAACTTGGTCTGCATGATATCAACATTGTTATATGCACCTtcctatatttaaaaaaaattgacattcAATAATAATAGAAAAGTCTTACGTTAACGTAGTTCCACATAAATTTCTTAGCTTTAGGAGTTACAGCATGCCAGCTAGTGTATAATAGACTAACAAATCTTTTATTTCTACCAATTGTGCCAACGAAACTAGTTAAATTAGACACACTTTGATCGGTGGGTCCTACTGGCTGTCCAATATCAAAAATAACTTCTTCTCGCTGTTCCAtagttcttgcataaatctctttGCAAGTTGTTTTTTCCcgggttttcttcttctttggctcTCCTAGTTTCATGCATTAGGGAAAAAATTAGGGAGTAATTAGTGATGCCCAATTGAAAAATTAAGCATTATGATTtgcaaaagaatataaaaaatttgatagaAATTTCTTACCTTCGTTAACATCAATGTCCTCCATCACATGTGAATAATAATTTTCATCAAGTGGTAAGTTATCTCCCACATCATCACTTAGTTCAGAGCTTA contains:
- the LOC140173422 gene encoding uncharacterized protein gives rise to the protein MAEKKKHEVQREPSTQGLNNSKLIKVGADELKRKLDAIRSMNNSVPTSVSQQQSWANSTQPTVNQRQQQIIQFTHDRTQKRQDDTTFPSSNTTPQAEDLMLEQDGSRKEKSKPRVRATTIDEFLKENGIVVEIDGLSSELSDDVGDNLPLDENYYSHVMEDIDVNEGEPKKKKTREKTTCKEIYARTMEQREEVIFDIGQPVGPTDQSVSNLTSFVGTIGRNKRFVSLLYTSWHAVTPKAKKFMWNYVNTKFILPDSGEKWVIQAIRDAWKRFKGKIKQKHFVPFDTIEDMVKNRPTQVPEGHFIKLIYYWSHPIIQSMSEKNKKHKEHQKFPHRMGPINFGRVRVALCAIKETSDEPKRFEMFIATRTSRKRKEVDQETQDAIEDFQNRQAAGETDEEAFESLFGKDLPGRVRCYGRSITRSDLKKHAEISELKQQHQEQVTSLKAELGDMKAKQQHQDAKQQHQEAELHGLRNMIKLLVQ